Within Pseudomonas alloputida, the genomic segment GCTTCTCCCAGCATGCACCGCTGATCGTCGACTATGACTGGACGCTGACCATCTAAAAGGCCATTGGGGCTGCATTGCAGCCCCAATGGTTATTTGATCGGCCGCCAGATCATCGGGTAGCGATAAGGCTTGCCCTCATTCGCCCGCACCGCCGCGATGATGATCAATATCATCACTGCCACCGTGAGCATGGCAAACAGCACCAGCCCGATAAACACGAACATCAGCAGGAAGCAGATGAACCCGGCAATGGTCACGCTGATCTGAAAGTTCAGCGCCTCTTTGCCCTGGGCGTCGATAAAAGGGTCTTGCTCGCGCTTGAGGTGCCATAGCACCAGCGGGCCCAGCAGGTGCCCAAGCGGCACTACCAGGCCCAACAGCGCGGAGAGGTGGCAGAACATCGCCCATTGCCGGATTTCGGCATTGGGCGGGGTGATCGACAGGTTCGAATCGCTCATGCCCCGCACCTCCTTGGCCGGTTTCAGTCAGCCAGTGCTGCCTGCTGCAGCTCGAAAATCTCGTTCATGCCCTTCTGCGCCAAAGCGAGCATGGCGTTGAAATCTTCCGGCTGGAACGGTGCGCCTTCGGCAGTACCCTGCACTTCGATGAAACCACCAGCGCTGGTCATGACCACATTCAGGTCGGTTTCGGCTGCGGAGTCTTCCAGGTAGTCCAGGTCGAGCACCGCTTCGCCCTGATACATGCCTACCGACACGGCAGCGATCATGTGCTTGAGCGGGTTGCCGCCCTTGAGGCCGCCGCGCTTCTTGATCACTGCCAAAGCGTCGCACAAGGCAACCATGGCGCCGGTGATGGACGCGGTACGGGTACCGCCATCGGCCTGGATCACGTCGCAATCGACGTACAGGGTGATGTCACCGAGCTTGCTCATGTCCAGCGCGGCGCGCAGCGAACGGCCGATCAGGCGCTGGATTTCCAGGGTGCGGCCACCCTGCTTGCCACGGCTGGCTTCGCGCTGGTTACGTTCGCCGGTGGAGCGCGGCAGCATGCCATACTCGGCGGTCAGCCAGCCTTGGCCCTGGCCTTTGAGGAAGCGCGGTACACCGTTTTCAACGCTGACCGTGCAGATGACTTTGGTGTCACCGAACTCGACCAGTACCGACCCTTCGGCGTGCTTGGTGTAGTTGCGGGTGATGCGGATCGAGCGGAGCTGATCGGCAACGCGACCACTTGGACGTTTCATCTGGGATACCTGTACTGGGACTTTGAATCTGCCGAGCATTATAGAGCCCGCAGCCCGGGGAAGACATGCCTATTGTCGCGCCCGGCACAGCCCGTCGCCTTTTCCTACCGCAGTAGCCACCCGTCAGTAACATAGGCGGATTGGGCGCCACGGCGACACTGCGCTACAATCCTGCGCCTTGCAGCCGAGAGGCTCCCACCGTTCATTCATTACGCGAGGTACTCCCCATGGTGCACAGCATGACCGCTTTTGCTCGTGTCGAGCGCGCCGGCAGCCAAGGCACCCTGGTCTGGGAGCTGCGTTCGGTCAACCACCGTTATCTGGAGCCGCACCTGCGCCTGCCCGAAGCCCTGCGCGACCTCGAAGGCGGTGTACGTGAAGGCCTGCGCCAGGGCCTGTCACGCGGCAAGGTGGAATGCACCTTGCGCCTCAACGAAGACAGCAATGGCAAACCGCTGAAAGTGGACCATGAGCGCGCCGCGCAACTGGTTGCCGCCGCCGAGGAAGTGGCTGGCCTGATCAAGCAGCCGGCCCCCCTGAACCCGCTGGAAGTGCTGTCATGGCCAGGCGTGCTGGTGGCCGACACCAGCGACCCCCAGGCACTGAACGCCGAAGCCATGGCGCTGTTCGACGAAGCGCTGGCCGAACTCAAGGCCGGGCGCCAGCGCGAAGGCCAGGAACTGGCCCGGCTGATCAACGAACGCCTGGACAACATGGCCAGCGAAGTCACTACCCTGCGCGCCCTGGTGCCGCAGATGCTGGCGGCGCAGCGGCAGAAGATTCTCGACCGCTTCGGCGACATGCAAGCCGAGCTGGACCCACAGCGCCTGGAGCAGGAGATGGTACTGCTGGCCCAGAAAAGCGACGTGGCAGAGGAACTCGACCGCCTCAGCACCCACGTCACCGAAGTGCGCCGCGTGCTCAAGGGTGGCGGCGCCGCTGGCCGGCGCCTGGACTTCCTGATGCAGGAACTCAACCGCGAGGCCAACACCCTCGGCTCCAAGGCCTTCGACCCACGCAGCACGCAAGCGGCGGTCAACCTGAAGGTATTGATCGAACAGATGCGTGAACAAGTACAGAACATCGAGTAAGGCCACCCCGACCATGAACCACAGCAGCGGCACCCTCTACATCGTTTCGGCCCCTTCGGGTGCCGGCAAGACCAGCCTGGTCACCGCCCTGACCAAAGACGACCAGCAGATCCGCGTCTCGGTCTCGCACACCACCCGCGCCATGCGCCCGGGCGAGCAGCACGGGGTGAACTATCACTTCGTGGTCCACGAGGAATTCAAGGCGCTGATCGCGCAAGGTGACTTTCTGGAGCATGCCGAAGTGTTCGGCAACTTCTACGGCACTTCACGCAGCGCGCTGCAGCAGACCCTGGACCAGGGCTACGACCTGATTCTGGAAATCGACTGGCAAGGTGCACAGCAAGTGCGCAAGCTGATGCCACAGGCGCTGTCGGTGTTCATCCTGCCTCCAAGCCAGGAGGCGCTTCGCCACCGCCTGGACGGACGCGGGCAGGACAGCGAAGAGATCATTGCCGGGCGCATGAAGGAAGCGGTCAGCGAGATGGTGCACTACGACGAGTATGACTACGTCATCATC encodes:
- the rph gene encoding ribonuclease PH; the encoded protein is MKRPSGRVADQLRSIRITRNYTKHAEGSVLVEFGDTKVICTVSVENGVPRFLKGQGQGWLTAEYGMLPRSTGERNQREASRGKQGGRTLEIQRLIGRSLRAALDMSKLGDITLYVDCDVIQADGGTRTASITGAMVALCDALAVIKKRGGLKGGNPLKHMIAAVSVGMYQGEAVLDLDYLEDSAAETDLNVVMTSAGGFIEVQGTAEGAPFQPEDFNAMLALAQKGMNEIFELQQAALAD
- a CDS encoding YicC/YloC family endoribonuclease; translation: MVHSMTAFARVERAGSQGTLVWELRSVNHRYLEPHLRLPEALRDLEGGVREGLRQGLSRGKVECTLRLNEDSNGKPLKVDHERAAQLVAAAEEVAGLIKQPAPLNPLEVLSWPGVLVADTSDPQALNAEAMALFDEALAELKAGRQREGQELARLINERLDNMASEVTTLRALVPQMLAAQRQKILDRFGDMQAELDPQRLEQEMVLLAQKSDVAEELDRLSTHVTEVRRVLKGGGAAGRRLDFLMQELNREANTLGSKAFDPRSTQAAVNLKVLIEQMREQVQNIE
- a CDS encoding DUF4870 domain-containing protein, whose protein sequence is MSDSNLSITPPNAEIRQWAMFCHLSALLGLVVPLGHLLGPLVLWHLKREQDPFIDAQGKEALNFQISVTIAGFICFLLMFVFIGLVLFAMLTVAVMILIIIAAVRANEGKPYRYPMIWRPIK
- the gmk gene encoding guanylate kinase, producing the protein MNHSSGTLYIVSAPSGAGKTSLVTALTKDDQQIRVSVSHTTRAMRPGEQHGVNYHFVVHEEFKALIAQGDFLEHAEVFGNFYGTSRSALQQTLDQGYDLILEIDWQGAQQVRKLMPQALSVFILPPSQEALRHRLDGRGQDSEEIIAGRMKEAVSEMVHYDEYDYVIINDDFDTALADLKAVFRSNRLLLKKQQQRHAALLKQMIG